The proteins below come from a single Kitasatospora sp. NBC_00315 genomic window:
- a CDS encoding amino acid adenylation domain-containing protein, with translation MTAAPEDLAEAVTTHQVVVNAESQYSIWPQDAPLPEGWIPVGFHGGRRACLDHVAEVWTDQTPASLRATPPSPVPEAVPEAVPEAADAPAAADAAPGATWWSEPVRSPGVDPERSGASGAEVPVPDVGIHQLIDERTRAFPHEIAVRYREQTITRAELGSRTAVLADRLVALGARPERPVAVLLPRSADAVLAIVGVLRSGAAYLPLSVADPRARLLAVLGDAGDPLVVTDAAGHALLDGYGGPVLLLDASGEPGPGAPAGSGATGCGAGPAGSAKVTGGNLAHIVYTSGTTGQPKGVLGTHGQLVNYVRWCAEEFALQPGERALLHAPLYFVGSVMTLFTALVAGWELDVAPEPVGFDELAALARAGSCGFLKLTPSHVRALTGLGDVDGLARLVMIGSEPLHLTPALAGWIGADPGARFANHYGMSETVGCTWHWVGGDEPSGERLPVGRPILNAEVYVLGPDGELLPHGEVGELCVAGRVTARGYHGQPALTAERWTPNPWGPPGGRLLHTGDLARMAADGTVEVLGRGDRQVKIRGHRIELTTVEDALRRFPGVLEAVATTTPDAQGVPRLTAYLRPAPGARPQAGEVRERLLRELPEPAVPSRIVLVSTFPQTPNGKVDHSRLARTPVLRPESAGPYREPGTPAEKALCEVFATVLQLERVGADDDFFELGGDSLNVVQVVTSTEDLGLELSVGEFFDARTPAAIAARAGEAGLSVREPLTAPAPAAREPATRTRQQPSLPNLPELPELPTLPELPELPEPPDADSDGDPEVGDTRWIPVPFTAEPGSGPMTWGQLHIWRPLQWFGDASAAFNIKRVVPLPPAGVPLAACTAVLRRVIEANQTLRTRFTDGPDGPRQTVCGDSAYLVEVHQAGGSGDGEEGAEPVTASAQARAERLAAIPFRLDREWPVRFSLVCRGQRVHAVAVVSSHVALDGWAVERLTTALSALLGGDGSADAAHRADWGPLDQAAHERSERGRRQDAKAVAHWRARLAELPDSAPAPAAGEPGTPRVQQWSLSSTALAAASMELAERTRTSSSAVLLTLAATALCAVRARTTVALQLIAANRYTDRQQHLVAAAAQDGLLVFRHTDVPLEEAVRTVYRQATEGYFHAQYDPDSLAALRSDLARTREHPLDLSGYFNDARLGRDWEIGRPAAPVSGPGPTPGPVFVRGFDRHDMTFCLSLAQHGADCRVSLLADTTWLPEERIAPLLSGLEQVLCAATERTVRLHEVPRALGLPGPGARP, from the coding sequence GTGACGGCCGCCCCGGAGGACCTCGCCGAAGCCGTCACCACCCACCAGGTGGTGGTGAACGCCGAATCGCAGTACTCGATCTGGCCGCAGGACGCGCCCCTCCCCGAGGGGTGGATCCCGGTCGGGTTCCACGGCGGGCGGCGGGCCTGCCTCGACCACGTCGCCGAGGTGTGGACGGATCAGACCCCGGCGTCCCTGCGTGCGACGCCCCCCTCCCCCGTCCCCGAAGCCGTCCCCGAAGCCGTCCCCGAAGCCGCCGACGCCCCCGCAGCCGCCGACGCAGCCCCGGGCGCGACCTGGTGGTCCGAACCCGTGCGATCGCCCGGGGTGGACCCCGAGCGCTCCGGCGCGTCCGGCGCCGAGGTGCCCGTACCGGACGTCGGCATCCACCAGCTGATCGACGAGCGCACCCGGGCCTTCCCGCACGAGATCGCCGTCCGGTACCGCGAGCAGACCATCACGCGCGCCGAACTGGGCAGCCGAACGGCCGTGTTGGCCGACCGACTGGTGGCGCTGGGTGCCCGGCCCGAGCGCCCGGTCGCCGTCCTGCTGCCGCGCTCCGCCGACGCCGTGCTGGCCATCGTCGGCGTGCTCCGGTCCGGCGCCGCCTACCTGCCGCTCTCCGTCGCCGACCCCCGGGCCCGGCTGCTGGCCGTGCTCGGCGACGCGGGCGACCCGCTGGTGGTCACCGACGCGGCCGGTCACGCCCTGCTCGACGGCTACGGCGGCCCGGTCCTCCTGCTGGACGCGTCGGGCGAGCCCGGGCCCGGTGCCCCCGCCGGGTCCGGCGCGACGGGCTGCGGTGCCGGCCCGGCCGGGTCGGCGAAGGTCACCGGCGGCAACCTGGCCCACATCGTCTACACCTCCGGAACCACCGGGCAGCCCAAGGGGGTTCTCGGCACCCACGGCCAGCTCGTCAACTACGTCCGATGGTGCGCCGAGGAGTTCGCCCTGCAACCCGGCGAACGAGCCCTGCTGCACGCCCCGCTGTACTTCGTCGGGTCGGTGATGACCCTGTTCACCGCCCTCGTCGCGGGCTGGGAGCTCGACGTCGCCCCGGAGCCGGTCGGCTTCGACGAGCTCGCCGCGCTGGCCCGCGCCGGCTCCTGCGGGTTCCTCAAGCTGACCCCCTCGCACGTCCGCGCCCTGACCGGACTGGGCGACGTGGACGGCCTGGCCCGACTGGTCATGATCGGCAGCGAGCCGCTGCACCTGACCCCCGCCCTCGCCGGATGGATCGGCGCCGACCCCGGTGCCCGCTTCGCCAACCACTACGGCATGAGCGAGACCGTCGGCTGCACCTGGCACTGGGTGGGCGGCGACGAACCGTCCGGCGAGCGGCTGCCGGTCGGCCGGCCGATCCTCAACGCCGAGGTGTACGTCCTCGGCCCCGACGGGGAGCTGCTGCCCCACGGCGAGGTCGGCGAACTGTGCGTGGCCGGCCGGGTGACCGCCCGGGGCTACCACGGGCAGCCGGCGCTGACCGCCGAACGCTGGACGCCGAACCCCTGGGGCCCGCCCGGCGGACGTCTGCTGCACACCGGGGACCTGGCCCGGATGGCGGCCGACGGCACCGTCGAGGTCCTGGGCCGAGGCGACCGGCAGGTCAAGATCCGCGGCCATCGGATCGAGCTGACCACGGTCGAGGACGCCCTGCGGCGCTTCCCCGGTGTACTGGAGGCCGTCGCCACCACCACCCCCGACGCCCAGGGCGTGCCGCGGCTGACGGCCTACCTTCGCCCCGCCCCCGGCGCCCGGCCGCAGGCCGGCGAGGTGCGCGAACGGCTGCTGCGGGAACTGCCGGAGCCCGCGGTGCCGTCCCGGATCGTGCTGGTGTCCACCTTCCCCCAGACGCCGAACGGCAAGGTGGACCACTCCCGCCTCGCGCGCACTCCGGTCCTGCGTCCGGAGAGCGCCGGGCCCTACCGCGAACCGGGCACACCGGCCGAGAAGGCACTGTGCGAGGTCTTCGCGACGGTGCTCCAACTGGAGCGGGTCGGGGCCGACGACGACTTCTTCGAGCTCGGCGGGGACTCGCTGAACGTCGTCCAGGTCGTCACCTCCACGGAGGATCTGGGCCTGGAGCTGAGCGTCGGCGAGTTCTTCGACGCCCGGACACCGGCCGCCATCGCCGCCCGGGCCGGCGAGGCGGGCCTCTCGGTCCGCGAGCCGCTCACCGCGCCGGCCCCGGCCGCCCGCGAACCGGCCACGCGCACCCGGCAGCAGCCGTCGCTGCCGAATCTGCCGGAACTGCCGGAGCTGCCGACTCTGCCCGAGCTGCCCGAGCTGCCCGAGCCCCCGGACGCCGACAGCGACGGCGATCCCGAGGTCGGCGACACGCGCTGGATTCCGGTCCCGTTCACCGCCGAGCCCGGCAGCGGACCGATGACCTGGGGCCAGCTTCACATCTGGCGCCCCCTGCAGTGGTTCGGCGACGCCTCCGCGGCGTTCAACATCAAGCGGGTGGTCCCGCTGCCCCCGGCCGGCGTACCGCTGGCCGCCTGCACCGCGGTGCTGCGCCGGGTGATCGAGGCCAACCAGACGCTGCGCACCCGATTCACCGACGGCCCGGACGGACCGCGCCAGACGGTCTGCGGCGACAGCGCCTACCTGGTCGAGGTGCACCAGGCCGGCGGGAGCGGGGACGGCGAGGAGGGCGCCGAGCCGGTCACGGCGAGCGCCCAGGCCCGGGCGGAACGGCTGGCCGCGATACCGTTCCGGCTCGACCGCGAGTGGCCCGTCCGGTTCAGCCTGGTCTGCCGGGGGCAGCGGGTCCACGCGGTCGCCGTGGTCTCCTCGCACGTGGCACTCGACGGCTGGGCCGTCGAACGGCTCACCACCGCGCTGTCCGCGCTGCTCGGCGGCGACGGGAGCGCCGACGCCGCCCACCGGGCCGACTGGGGGCCCCTGGACCAGGCCGCCCACGAGCGCTCCGAGCGCGGGCGCCGCCAGGACGCCAAAGCCGTCGCGCACTGGCGCGCCCGGCTCGCGGAGCTGCCCGACAGCGCCCCGGCCCCGGCCGCGGGCGAGCCGGGGACCCCTCGGGTGCAGCAGTGGTCACTGAGCTCGACCGCGCTCGCGGCGGCCTCGATGGAGCTGGCCGAACGGACCAGGACCTCCAGCTCGGCGGTCCTGCTCACGCTGGCCGCCACCGCGCTCTGCGCCGTCCGGGCCCGGACGACCGTCGCGCTCCAGCTGATCGCCGCCAACCGCTACACCGACCGCCAGCAGCACCTGGTCGCCGCCGCCGCCCAGGACGGGCTGCTCGTGTTCCGCCACACCGACGTCCCGCTGGAGGAGGCCGTCCGGACGGTCTACCGCCAGGCCACCGAGGGGTACTTCCACGCGCAGTACGACCCGGACTCCCTGGCGGCGCTGCGCAGCGACCTGGCCCGCACCCGGGA